From Marivirga harenae, one genomic window encodes:
- a CDS encoding NAD(P)/FAD-dependent oxidoreductase, whose protein sequence is MSGPAVLKLSAWGARILYDKNYNYSVLVNWLATSNEEEARMRLIEFQSENPKKMLFNSNPYQLPKRLWEYLLTKCDIDEGLRWNNFSGKKFNKLVNHLVADLYEASGKTTFKEEFVTAGGVKLGDVNMQTMESRNCPGLFFAGEVLDIDGVTGGFNFQAAWTTAWLASQGISENEKALQN, encoded by the coding sequence ATGAGTGGGCCAGCAGTGCTGAAACTTTCCGCTTGGGGAGCTAGGATTCTGTATGATAAGAATTATAACTATTCAGTGCTTGTTAACTGGCTGGCGACTTCCAATGAGGAAGAAGCTAGAATGAGACTCATTGAATTTCAATCAGAAAATCCTAAAAAGATGTTATTCAACAGCAATCCTTATCAATTGCCAAAAAGGCTGTGGGAATATCTTCTCACTAAATGTGATATTGATGAAGGCTTACGCTGGAATAATTTTTCAGGTAAAAAATTCAATAAGCTTGTCAACCACTTAGTAGCGGATTTATACGAGGCGTCAGGAAAGACTACTTTCAAGGAAGAGTTTGTAACAGCAGGAGGAGTAAAATTAGGCGATGTTAATATGCAAACTATGGAAAGCAGAAACTGCCCAGGCTTGTTTTTTGCAGGTGAAGTTTTGGATATTGATGGCGTCACTGGGGGTTTTAACTTTCAAGCCGCTTGGACTACAGCTTGGTTGGCTTCGCAGGGAATTTCAGAAAATGAAAAAGCCCTTCAAAATTAA
- a CDS encoding aminoacetone oxidase family FAD-binding enzyme — MTKFIIIGAGAAGIFGAINIAIKNPDAKVMVLEKSSKLLSKVKISGGGRCNVTNVCQEPQELIKHYPRGHKKLRKAFEQFGSKETIAWFENRGVQLKAEADGRMFPITDDSQTIIDCLLNECRKHKVQIRTKVSVESIEKTENGFSLILKGSENLECDKVLVATGGHNKLESFQWLADLRHSISEPIPSLFTFNLPNSHITTLSGVSVSDVEVKIAGTKLSHHGPY, encoded by the coding sequence TTGACTAAATTCATCATTATAGGAGCTGGTGCAGCAGGCATTTTTGGAGCTATTAATATAGCAATTAAGAATCCTGATGCGAAGGTGATGGTATTGGAAAAATCAAGCAAGCTACTATCCAAAGTTAAAATCTCTGGTGGTGGGCGGTGCAATGTGACAAATGTTTGTCAGGAACCCCAAGAGCTTATCAAACACTATCCGAGAGGCCATAAAAAACTTAGAAAAGCATTTGAGCAGTTCGGTTCTAAAGAAACTATAGCGTGGTTTGAAAACAGAGGTGTTCAGCTGAAAGCGGAAGCCGATGGGAGAATGTTTCCCATTACAGATGATTCACAAACCATAATTGATTGCCTTTTGAATGAATGCAGAAAACACAAAGTACAAATCAGAACGAAAGTATCAGTAGAATCAATTGAAAAAACGGAGAACGGCTTTTCACTGATTTTAAAAGGCTCTGAAAATCTTGAGTGCGATAAAGTATTAGTGGCTACTGGCGGACATAATAAACTAGAATCCTTTCAGTGGTTGGCTGATTTGAGGCATAGTATTTCCGAGCCTATCCCCTCTTTATTTACTTTTAACCTGCCAAATTCTCATATCACGACTTTATCAGGAGTTTCAGTTTCTGATGTTGAAGTAAAAATTGCCGGAACAAAACTATCTCATCACGGCCCTTATTGA
- the pgi gene encoding glucose-6-phosphate isomerase codes for MAYISPIETKSWKKLEEHYQNTKGIHLKKLFEDDKGRFEKFTLNTESLFIDFSKNKITEKTLSLLLELAVEMEIPEAIESMFTGNKINQTEDRAVLHTALRDFSNNPVMESGQDVMPLVKKVRKQMETFSQKVHSGGWKGYSGKEIKHIVNIGIGGSDLGPVMVTEALKPYKVKGIESHFVSNVDATHIAEVLQKIDPETTLFLIASKTFTTQETMTNAHTARRWFLENGGSEDTIKKHFVALSTNKAGVENFGIDPANMFEFWDWVGGRYSLWSAIGLSIALNIGYENFEALLKGAHEMDVHFKEAPLSDNAPVVLALIGIWYNNFYKAETEAILPYDQYLHRFAAYFQQGNMESNGKSVDRNGKPATYQTGPIVWGEPGTNGQHAFYQLIHQGTKMIPCDFIAPAVSHNPIGDHHQKLLANFFAQTEALMNGKTEKEARRELEQKGLQSEEIEKLLPFKIFKGDNPTNSILMKKITPKSLGSLIALYEHKIFVQGIIWNIFSFDQWGVELGKQLAGLILPELEHDNPVIGHDASTNGLINEYKRLRKGKN; via the coding sequence ATGGCATATATTTCACCGATCGAGACCAAAAGTTGGAAAAAGCTGGAGGAGCATTATCAAAACACCAAAGGTATCCATCTCAAAAAACTATTTGAAGACGATAAAGGGAGATTCGAAAAATTCACCCTCAATACTGAATCCCTTTTTATAGATTTCTCTAAAAATAAAATCACAGAAAAAACGCTCAGTTTATTATTGGAGTTAGCAGTGGAGATGGAAATTCCTGAAGCCATTGAATCTATGTTTACGGGTAATAAAATCAACCAAACGGAAGATCGTGCGGTACTGCATACTGCCTTGAGAGATTTTTCCAACAATCCTGTTATGGAATCAGGCCAGGATGTAATGCCTTTAGTGAAAAAGGTGAGAAAGCAAATGGAGACCTTCAGCCAAAAGGTGCATTCAGGAGGATGGAAAGGCTATTCTGGCAAAGAGATTAAGCATATTGTCAATATCGGAATTGGCGGCTCTGACTTAGGGCCTGTTATGGTTACCGAGGCTTTAAAACCTTATAAAGTAAAAGGAATCGAGAGTCATTTTGTATCCAATGTTGATGCTACTCATATAGCAGAAGTTTTGCAAAAAATTGATCCTGAAACAACATTGTTTTTAATAGCCTCCAAAACATTTACTACCCAAGAAACCATGACCAATGCCCATACAGCTAGAAGATGGTTTTTGGAGAATGGAGGCAGTGAAGATACAATCAAAAAACATTTCGTAGCGCTAAGTACTAATAAAGCAGGCGTTGAAAATTTTGGGATAGACCCAGCCAATATGTTCGAATTTTGGGATTGGGTTGGTGGTAGATATTCGCTTTGGTCTGCAATCGGATTATCGATTGCCTTAAACATAGGGTATGAAAATTTTGAAGCGCTATTAAAAGGAGCACATGAAATGGATGTTCATTTCAAGGAAGCTCCATTATCTGATAATGCGCCTGTAGTCTTAGCTTTGATTGGCATATGGTACAATAATTTTTACAAAGCCGAAACGGAAGCTATTTTACCCTATGACCAATATTTGCACCGATTTGCTGCATACTTTCAGCAAGGGAATATGGAAAGCAATGGGAAATCAGTTGATAGAAATGGTAAGCCTGCAACTTATCAAACAGGACCAATCGTCTGGGGTGAACCAGGTACGAATGGACAACATGCCTTTTACCAATTAATTCATCAAGGGACAAAAATGATTCCATGTGATTTCATTGCTCCAGCAGTTTCCCATAATCCTATCGGGGACCATCATCAGAAATTGTTAGCTAATTTCTTTGCACAAACTGAGGCTTTAATGAATGGAAAGACAGAAAAAGAAGCTAGACGGGAATTAGAACAAAAAGGCTTACAGTCAGAAGAAATCGAGAAATTATTGCCTTTTAAAATATTTAAAGGTGATAATCCCACCAACTCCATATTGATGAAGAAAATAACCCCTAAAAGCTTGGGTAGTTTGATTGCACTTTATGAACATAAAATATTTGTGCAAGGCATCATCTGGAATATTTTTAGTTTTGACCAATGGGGAGTGGAGCTAGGAAAGCAATTGGCGGGTTTAATTTTGCCTGAATTAGAGCATGACAATCCTGTTATTGGACATGATGCTTCCACTAATGGCTTAATTAATGAATATAAGCGGTTGAGAAAGGGTAAAAATTGA
- a CDS encoding 3'-5' exonuclease has product MAILFIDIETVPQTEYYNDLTEKEKMLWQHKASFLTKNEETAEEIYTRAGIYAEFGKIVVASLGWMFGDEKNRKLRLTTIANKNEVKLLEELVEILQKVDGTNAVICGHNIKEFDIPYICRRILVNGLKLPSILDVSAMKPWQTPYTDTLEMWKFGDRKHYTKLDLLAHIFDLPTSKDDIDGSQVYEVYYKEGDLKRIAEYCEKDVVLTCQLYLKLKGQPILQEEQIIKVKDE; this is encoded by the coding sequence ATGGCAATACTTTTTATCGATATAGAAACTGTCCCACAAACCGAATATTACAACGACTTAACCGAAAAAGAGAAGATGCTTTGGCAACATAAAGCATCTTTTCTCACAAAAAATGAAGAAACAGCAGAAGAAATTTACACTAGAGCAGGAATTTATGCCGAATTCGGGAAAATTGTGGTCGCTTCATTAGGTTGGATGTTTGGAGATGAGAAAAATAGAAAGCTTCGGCTGACTACAATAGCTAATAAAAATGAAGTCAAACTCTTGGAAGAGTTAGTGGAGATTTTACAAAAGGTTGACGGTACAAATGCAGTTATCTGCGGACATAATATCAAAGAGTTTGATATTCCCTATATTTGCAGACGAATATTGGTCAATGGCTTAAAACTTCCTTCGATATTGGACGTTTCAGCTATGAAGCCATGGCAAACACCATATACGGACACTTTGGAAATGTGGAAGTTCGGTGATAGAAAACATTATACCAAATTAGATTTATTGGCCCACATATTTGATTTACCCACTAGTAAGGACGATATTGACGGAAGCCAAGTATATGAAGTATATTATAAAGAAGGTGATTTAAAAAGAATTGCCGAATATTGTGAAAAAGATGTAGTGCTCACTTGCCAATTGTACCTCAAATTGAAAGGTCAACCCATCTTGCAAGAAGAGCAAATCATTAAAGTTAAGGATGAATGA
- the rnr gene encoding ribonuclease R yields MSKKRNKKGPKKAKRIIKSIPELKQEVLQILDFNLHKSFTVRNIAKAMGSNTAEAKRLIDKVLVELLNEGKIEKASRATYVSSREPEFIIGKVDHVNPRLAYIISEDRETDIIVKTDKLKGAFHKDTVKVVITKKNKDGREEGKVIEIVERAKTQFVGRIDKSVRYAFMIPDSRYIHTDFFINNDKLGGAQHQDKVIAEIKSWGDTDRKPEAKVIKVLGPAGENEAEIHSIMAEFELPMEFPEAVVRESEKISDQLPEKEISKRRDMRGTTTFTIDPEDAKDFDDAISFKKIDNGHYEIGIHIADVTYYVQPGTLLEEEAYFRATSVYLVDRTIPMLPERLSNGLCSLRPNEDKFTFSAVFELDDKGTIHNEWFGRTVTHSDRRFAYEEAQAVLEAGIGDHAEELTTLNAIAKNLKATRFKHGAIAFESVEVKFKLDENGKPLGVIPKVRKDAHKLVEEYMLLANRKVAEFIATKKKGDQKLTFVYRQHDYPDPEKLSTFSIFAKRFGHELEIEEKAVAKSLNSLMNEIQGKPEQNVLESLAIRSMAKAKYTTKSSFHFGLAFQYYTHFTSPIRRYPDVMVHRLLQHYLDQGKSVNAEEFESKCLHSSEMEKRASDAERASIKYKQVEFMASVEDKAFDGLVTGVTEWGIFVEIIETKCEGMVRLVDMTDDYYEFDEKNYRIIGQNNKRMITLGDPVTVRVKATDIDKRTIDLEFCEKEEVDG; encoded by the coding sequence ATGAGTAAAAAACGAAATAAAAAAGGCCCAAAAAAGGCCAAAAGAATAATTAAAAGCATACCAGAACTTAAACAAGAAGTTCTTCAAATTCTAGATTTTAATCTGCACAAGTCCTTTACAGTTAGAAATATTGCAAAAGCAATGGGTAGCAACACTGCCGAAGCGAAGCGACTAATTGATAAAGTACTGGTTGAATTATTGAATGAGGGCAAAATTGAAAAAGCTTCCAGAGCTACCTATGTCTCATCTAGAGAACCTGAATTTATCATCGGAAAAGTTGACCACGTCAATCCAAGATTAGCCTATATCATTTCCGAAGACAGGGAAACGGATATCATTGTCAAAACCGATAAGCTGAAAGGCGCTTTTCATAAAGATACCGTAAAAGTAGTTATCACCAAGAAAAATAAAGACGGCAGGGAAGAAGGAAAGGTAATTGAGATCGTTGAACGAGCTAAAACCCAATTTGTAGGGCGAATCGATAAATCTGTTCGCTACGCATTTATGATTCCTGACAGCCGATATATCCATACTGATTTCTTTATCAATAATGATAAATTAGGAGGAGCTCAGCATCAAGATAAGGTAATTGCTGAAATCAAGAGTTGGGGAGATACAGACCGAAAACCAGAAGCTAAGGTTATTAAAGTCTTAGGACCAGCTGGGGAGAATGAAGCGGAAATCCATTCCATCATGGCGGAATTTGAATTGCCTATGGAATTTCCCGAAGCTGTGGTTAGAGAGTCTGAAAAGATCAGTGACCAATTACCTGAAAAGGAAATTTCTAAGCGAAGGGATATGCGTGGCACCACAACTTTCACGATCGATCCTGAGGATGCCAAAGATTTTGATGATGCTATTTCTTTCAAAAAAATAGATAACGGTCATTATGAGATCGGAATTCATATCGCAGATGTAACCTATTATGTGCAGCCAGGCACTCTTCTAGAAGAAGAAGCGTATTTTAGAGCAACTTCTGTTTATTTAGTGGACAGGACCATTCCGATGTTGCCTGAAAGATTGTCAAATGGCTTATGCTCACTCAGGCCCAATGAAGATAAATTCACTTTCTCAGCTGTTTTTGAATTAGATGATAAAGGAACAATTCATAATGAATGGTTTGGTAGAACTGTAACACATTCGGATAGAAGGTTTGCTTATGAGGAAGCTCAGGCTGTTTTGGAAGCTGGAATTGGAGATCATGCCGAAGAACTTACCACGCTTAATGCAATCGCTAAGAATTTGAAAGCAACTCGCTTTAAGCATGGAGCTATTGCTTTTGAATCGGTGGAAGTGAAGTTTAAGTTGGATGAAAACGGTAAACCTCTTGGAGTTATTCCAAAGGTGAGAAAAGATGCCCACAAATTAGTGGAGGAATATATGTTGTTGGCCAATCGAAAAGTAGCCGAATTCATTGCAACCAAAAAGAAAGGTGACCAAAAACTGACTTTCGTATATCGTCAACATGATTATCCTGATCCAGAGAAATTGAGTACCTTCTCTATTTTTGCTAAAAGATTTGGTCATGAATTAGAAATTGAGGAAAAAGCTGTGGCAAAATCTTTGAATTCCTTAATGAATGAAATCCAAGGAAAGCCTGAACAGAATGTTTTGGAGAGCCTGGCAATTCGGTCCATGGCGAAGGCGAAATATACTACTAAGAGCTCCTTTCACTTTGGACTGGCTTTCCAGTATTACACCCATTTCACATCTCCAATTAGAAGATATCCGGACGTAATGGTGCACAGGTTGCTACAACATTACTTAGATCAAGGAAAGTCGGTTAATGCAGAAGAATTCGAATCCAAATGTCTTCATTCCTCTGAAATGGAGAAAAGAGCTTCAGATGCAGAAAGAGCTTCCATTAAATACAAACAAGTTGAGTTTATGGCATCAGTAGAAGATAAAGCATTCGATGGCTTGGTTACAGGTGTGACAGAATGGGGGATTTTTGTAGAAATCATAGAAACCAAATGCGAAGGCATGGTTCGATTAGTCGATATGACTGATGACTACTATGAATTTGATGAAAAGAATTATAGAATCATTGGTCAAAACAATAAGCGTATGATCACCTTAGGGGATCCTGTTACAGTCAGAGTGAAAGCTACTGATATTGATAAAAGGACTATTGATTTGGAATTTTGCGAGAAAGAAGAAGTTGATGGATGA
- the hisB gene encoding bifunctional histidinol-phosphatase/imidazoleglycerol-phosphate dehydratase HisB: MKKKVLFIDRDGTIIQEPPSDFQVDSLEKLEFLPYAISALQFIAQNSDYELVIVTNQDGLGTDSYPEDTFWPAHNKMLKQLEIEGVTFVEQHIDRSFEKEGKDTRKPGIGMLNKYLTDEYDLANSYVIGDRKTDVQLAENLGAKSIFIGEELPEATISSKDWREIARYLVLPARTASITRKTNETDIKIELNLDGSGKVSNATGLKFFDHMLDQLGKHGGLDLSIQVDGDLEVDEHHTIEDTALALGEAFKLAIGNKKGIYRYGFLLPMDDALAQVAIDFGGRPWINWKAEFKREMVGDMPTEMFFHFFKSFSDAAQCNLDIQVSGDNEHHKIEAIFKGWARAIKMAVSRDESRLNDLPSTKGAL; this comes from the coding sequence ATGAAAAAGAAAGTTTTGTTTATAGATAGAGATGGTACTATCATTCAAGAGCCACCATCTGATTTCCAAGTTGATTCTTTAGAAAAATTGGAGTTTTTGCCCTACGCCATTAGTGCCTTGCAATTTATTGCACAAAATTCAGATTATGAATTGGTCATTGTCACAAATCAGGATGGGCTAGGCACTGATTCTTACCCGGAAGATACTTTTTGGCCTGCTCATAATAAGATGTTGAAACAACTTGAGATTGAGGGGGTAACTTTTGTTGAACAGCATATTGATAGAAGTTTTGAAAAAGAGGGAAAAGATACTCGTAAGCCTGGGATAGGTATGCTGAATAAATATTTAACTGATGAATATGATTTAGCTAACAGTTATGTGATTGGCGACAGAAAAACGGATGTTCAGCTAGCTGAAAATCTAGGAGCGAAATCGATTTTCATAGGGGAAGAATTGCCAGAAGCTACTATTTCATCGAAAGATTGGAGAGAAATAGCACGATATTTAGTTTTGCCAGCAAGGACAGCTTCTATAACTCGCAAAACGAATGAGACTGATATTAAAATTGAGTTGAATTTAGATGGAAGTGGAAAAGTATCGAATGCTACTGGTCTAAAGTTTTTTGATCATATGCTAGACCAGCTCGGGAAACATGGGGGCTTGGATTTGTCCATTCAGGTAGATGGCGACCTGGAGGTGGATGAACATCACACCATTGAAGATACGGCTTTGGCACTTGGGGAAGCATTTAAACTAGCAATTGGGAATAAGAAAGGAATCTATCGTTATGGCTTTCTTTTGCCTATGGACGATGCATTAGCACAAGTAGCTATTGATTTTGGTGGAAGACCCTGGATTAACTGGAAAGCTGAGTTTAAGAGAGAAATGGTAGGAGATATGCCAACGGAAATGTTCTTTCATTTCTTCAAATCGTTTTCGGATGCAGCGCAATGTAATTTGGATATTCAGGTTAGCGGTGATAATGAACATCATAAGATTGAAGCAATTTTCAAAGGATGGGCTCGCGCGATAAAAATGGCAGTGAGCAGAGATGAAAGTAGATTAAATGATCTGCCTAGCACTAAAGGGGCTTTGTGA
- a CDS encoding CoA-binding protein, protein MSKKTVIIGATTNPSRYAYFAADRLTNAGHEIVPVGIKKGEVFGEEILDIRKSPKVDNVDTVTLYLGARHQPEYYNYLLSLNPKRIIFNPGTENPELVNLAKDKGIETEYACTLVMLGSGVY, encoded by the coding sequence ATGAGTAAGAAAACTGTCATTATAGGAGCCACTACCAATCCATCAAGATATGCCTATTTCGCAGCGGATAGATTGACTAATGCAGGACATGAAATCGTTCCTGTGGGTATTAAGAAAGGAGAAGTTTTTGGCGAAGAAATTTTAGATATTCGGAAATCCCCCAAAGTTGATAATGTAGATACTGTCACCCTCTACTTGGGAGCCAGACATCAGCCAGAGTACTACAACTATTTACTCAGTCTCAATCCAAAACGAATCATATTCAATCCCGGAACTGAAAACCCTGAATTGGTAAATTTAGCTAAGGACAAGGGAATCGAAACAGAATATGCATGTACATTGGTCATGTTGGGTAGTGGGGTTTACTAA
- a CDS encoding NAD(P)/FAD-dependent oxidoreductase, with protein sequence MIEKEVVLKPEEAFNEEEVLAVIQKKLGLKSTQDFRISKRSIDARSKEVKVRIKVDISQNEPFPARINYKIEDLPEVHNARQSAIIIGAGPAGLFSALRLIELGWKPIILERGKDVRSRRRDLADINKKHIVNSESNYCFGEGGAGTYSDGKLYTRSKKRGDIYRILEILVAHGAKEDIMIDAHPHIGTNKLPKIIQNIRETILAHGGEVHFDTKVTGFKVEKHELKSVSTASGHEFKADAFILATGHSARDIFYLLHENKILIEAKPFALGVRVEHPQQIIDKIQYKCEERGPYLPASSYSLVHQTYFENKQRGVFSFCMCPGGFIVPAATESGEIVVNGMSPSRRDSRFANSGIVAAIELEDMVDFEKFGSLKGLELQKSIEQNACKIGGNNQTAPAQRLVDFTQGKISRDLPDTSYQPGLFSARMDEVLPPFITERLKTAFKAYGEKMKGYFTNDAVVVGVESRTSSPVRIPRDKETLEHTETKRLFPCGEGAGYAGGIVSAAMDGERCAEKVVEIYQNKK encoded by the coding sequence ATGATAGAAAAAGAAGTAGTTCTAAAGCCAGAAGAGGCTTTCAACGAGGAAGAGGTTTTAGCGGTAATTCAAAAAAAGTTAGGATTAAAATCAACCCAAGATTTTAGAATTTCCAAGCGGTCGATTGATGCTCGTTCAAAGGAAGTAAAAGTACGGATTAAAGTTGACATAAGTCAAAATGAGCCTTTTCCAGCTAGAATAAACTATAAAATTGAGGACTTGCCCGAGGTTCATAATGCGCGACAATCAGCCATTATTATTGGAGCAGGACCAGCTGGTTTATTTTCAGCATTACGACTAATTGAACTCGGATGGAAACCCATTATTTTAGAACGAGGGAAAGACGTTAGATCTCGAAGGAGAGATTTGGCTGACATCAATAAAAAGCATATTGTAAATTCCGAAAGTAATTATTGCTTTGGTGAAGGCGGTGCTGGCACCTATTCTGACGGAAAGCTCTACACCCGTTCCAAAAAAAGAGGAGATATCTATAGAATTTTGGAAATTTTAGTGGCTCATGGTGCTAAAGAAGATATCATGATCGATGCTCACCCTCATATTGGAACTAACAAACTTCCGAAAATCATCCAAAACATCAGAGAAACCATATTGGCACATGGAGGAGAAGTCCATTTTGACACCAAGGTCACAGGATTTAAGGTGGAAAAACATGAGCTTAAATCTGTAAGCACCGCAAGTGGACACGAATTCAAAGCAGATGCTTTCATTTTGGCAACTGGCCATTCCGCCAGAGATATATTTTACTTATTGCACGAAAATAAAATTCTCATTGAAGCCAAGCCCTTTGCCTTGGGGGTTAGAGTTGAGCATCCTCAACAAATTATTGATAAAATTCAATATAAATGTGAAGAGCGAGGACCATATTTACCTGCTTCTTCCTACTCTCTAGTACATCAAACTTACTTTGAAAATAAGCAAAGAGGTGTATTCTCATTTTGCATGTGTCCAGGTGGTTTTATAGTTCCTGCAGCAACAGAAAGTGGAGAAATAGTAGTTAATGGAATGAGTCCATCAAGGAGGGATTCAAGATTCGCCAATTCTGGGATTGTAGCCGCTATTGAATTAGAAGATATGGTAGATTTTGAAAAGTTTGGTTCATTGAAAGGCTTAGAATTACAAAAATCTATTGAACAAAATGCTTGTAAAATAGGAGGAAATAACCAAACTGCCCCCGCTCAAAGATTAGTAGATTTTACTCAGGGGAAGATTAGTCGTGATTTACCAGACACTTCCTACCAGCCCGGTCTATTTTCAGCTCGTATGGATGAAGTCCTTCCTCCCTTTATAACTGAAAGACTGAAGACTGCCTTTAAAGCATATGGTGAAAAAATGAAAGGTTATTTTACAAATGATGCTGTTGTTGTTGGAGTTGAAAGCCGAACGTCCTCTCCCGTTCGAATCCCTAGAGACAAAGAGACGTTAGAACATACCGAAACTAAAAGACTTTTTCCATGTGGAGAAGGTGCTGGATATGCAGGTGGAATTGTTTCTGCCGCCATGGATGGAGAAAGATGTGCGGAAAAAGTCGTTGAAATTTATCAAAATAAGAAATGA
- a CDS encoding toxin-antitoxin system YwqK family antitoxin has translation MKIVFSIILTLVPYLLSAQSKEVKVYYDDEREHLKERYFVKDLDPSILYGTYESYYISGELKSKGQYINDETYGQWKYYYENGKLKMQGQLKNNSNHGLWSYYFENGELRMEGRIYDGQRQSLWKYYYETGIIKSEGEYKDDQKNGLWTNYSENGNLKAKAIYKNGNGIYKEFYPSGNLKSEGFIKDEQSDSLWKNYYKTGNLKSKGNYKEGAKEGRWVYFYEDGKLSGEGSYVDNLSHGKWVYYHSNGQVSAEGAEREGKKEGYWKLYFEDGRLKGEGIYDAGSGEYKEFYESGKLKLKGSVVDGKSEGKWEYFYESGEKEGKAEFENGKGEFIGYYLNGDIKMKGLIEDGVKIGTWELYDDNGKLAGYYKPIYEDYEPLLRTAKSPNELSDENPQYNKPDYRYKSKSTSYFKSRNNDFPTLILQANPFNMLFGDLQVALEYNIQQRIGYELLYHTFRNPFFANSLNLRAGDNFFQGFGFSFRQRFYHKDTKFGMPYFGHSISYTNVDRFKYYEDDSGTDVLSAEMNSQGIRYGLLVGSRILQNLNDNGFTFDINLGINFNYYFFGEVINEGEKVGIFEDIKSSSFKLQPIVGLSFGYVFKLKNVKTLNP, from the coding sequence ATGAAGATAGTTTTCAGCATCATATTGACATTAGTTCCATACCTACTTTCAGCGCAAAGCAAGGAGGTTAAAGTCTATTACGATGACGAAAGAGAGCATTTAAAAGAACGCTATTTTGTTAAAGATTTGGATCCCAGCATTCTATATGGAACCTATGAATCCTATTATATCTCTGGAGAATTAAAAAGTAAGGGTCAGTATATTAATGACGAGACCTACGGCCAATGGAAATATTACTATGAAAATGGAAAGCTGAAAATGCAAGGCCAGCTTAAAAATAATTCCAATCATGGGCTGTGGTCTTATTACTTTGAAAACGGGGAACTGAGAATGGAGGGAAGAATTTATGATGGACAGCGCCAGAGCCTCTGGAAATATTATTATGAGACAGGGATCATTAAAAGTGAAGGAGAGTACAAGGACGACCAAAAAAATGGACTTTGGACAAATTACTCTGAAAATGGCAATTTAAAGGCTAAGGCAATTTATAAAAACGGAAATGGAATTTACAAAGAGTTTTATCCAAGTGGGAACCTAAAATCAGAGGGATTCATTAAAGATGAACAAAGTGATAGCCTGTGGAAAAATTATTACAAAACCGGTAATTTAAAGTCTAAGGGAAACTATAAGGAAGGTGCTAAGGAAGGAAGATGGGTATATTTCTATGAGGATGGAAAACTATCAGGAGAAGGGAGTTATGTTGATAATTTGAGTCATGGAAAATGGGTGTATTACCATTCTAATGGCCAAGTAAGCGCTGAAGGAGCTGAGAGAGAGGGTAAAAAAGAAGGATACTGGAAACTTTACTTTGAGGATGGTAGATTAAAAGGAGAAGGGATTTACGATGCGGGCAGTGGTGAATACAAAGAATTTTATGAAAGCGGAAAACTAAAATTAAAGGGCTCAGTGGTTGATGGGAAAAGCGAAGGGAAATGGGAGTATTTTTACGAATCTGGCGAAAAAGAAGGAAAAGCGGAGTTTGAAAATGGTAAAGGAGAATTTATTGGATATTATCTCAATGGTGATATCAAAATGAAAGGCTTAATTGAAGATGGAGTAAAAATTGGGACATGGGAATTGTATGACGACAATGGCAAATTAGCAGGCTATTATAAGCCTATTTATGAAGATTATGAACCGCTATTAAGAACCGCTAAAAGTCCAAATGAATTATCAGATGAAAACCCACAGTACAATAAGCCAGATTATAGATATAAATCAAAAAGCACCTCTTATTTCAAATCAAGAAACAATGATTTTCCTACATTAATTCTTCAGGCCAATCCATTTAATATGCTTTTTGGTGACTTGCAAGTTGCTTTGGAGTACAATATCCAGCAAAGGATAGGATACGAATTACTTTATCATACTTTTAGAAATCCTTTTTTTGCAAACTCTCTAAATTTACGGGCGGGTGATAACTTTTTTCAAGGGTTCGGATTTAGTTTTAGGCAAAGGTTTTACCATAAAGACACTAAATTCGGAATGCCCTACTTCGGCCATTCCATCTCGTACACTAATGTAGATAGATTCAAATATTACGAAGATGATTCAGGTACCGATGTGCTTTCTGCTGAAATGAATTCACAAGGTATCCGTTATGGTCTACTGGTGGGAAGTAGGATTTTACAAAACCTTAATGATAATGGGTTTACATTTGATATTAACCTTGGCATCAACTTCAATTACTATTTCTTCGGAGAAGTTATAAACGAAGGTGAAAAAGTAGGGATCTTTGAAGATATAAAAAGTTCAAGTTTTAAGTTGCAGCCAATAGTTGGCCTTTCCTTTGGTTATGTTTTTAAACTTAAGAATGTAAAGACCTTAAATCCGTAG